Below is a window of Hydrogenovibrio crunogenus DNA.
CACAAAAATAAAGAACGCGTTGGCATTATTGGCGCCAGGGATGCCTCCTACATTGATGCCGAGTAACCCTGTAAAAAAGCCCAGTGGTAAAAAAATGGCCGCAATGATGGACAGCACATACATACGTTCATTGAGCTGTTCTGAAACACGACTGAGTAATTCTTCGTGGGTGACGGCGGCTCTTTCTCTTACCGCATCAATGTCTTCAATGTGACGAACGAGTCGATCACTGGTTTCGCGAATTTCCAAGCGGTGAGCATCATTGAGCCAACTGATTTTCTCAACCATTAAGCGGCTGAGTGCTTCGCGCTGCGGTGCTAAATAGCGCCGGAGTGTAATGGTCTGCCGGCGTAATATGGCCAAATCGAAGCGCAGGGTCTCTCGGTTTTCGGATAAAGCATGACTTTCAAGTTCGCCCGCGCGATCTTCAAATAAATTGATGGTATCGCTCATCCGCCAAACCAAGCGATCAGTTAGTGAAACTAGAAATTCGGCGCAGTCACTTGGGCCGTTGCCTTTTTCTAATTGAAGTAAAATATCCTGAATAGAGAGTAAGTCGCGTTTACGTGTTGAGATGATTCGATCATTATCGACCCACAACCTAACCGACACCATGTCTTCAGGATCTGAATCCGGGTTTTGGTTGACCCCTCTTAATGCGATCAACAGACCATCTCCTAATGTGACAGCACGTGGACGGGTTTCTTCAGTTAATAAAGCTTCTGCGGCTAACGACTCAAGTCCGCTTTGGTTGCTTATCCAATCTTTAGAAAAAGCGCCAGTATAGTCAAAATGCAACCAAAGCTTGCCTTGAGAAGGGGTCCAATCTTGAACAGCCTGCCAATCCAAGAACTGACCACCGCCAGTTCCATCGAGTAAATAAGCATGGATTAATCCGGTGTTGGGTGATTGTTGCTGCATAAGGATGACCTTGTCGAATTAAGCGGAAGAAAATATGGTTAAGCATTCTTTCTAGAACATTTTGATGAGATGTAAGAAAGCTGTCAATCAGATTCTATAGCATTCTTGTATTGTGTTAACGCATTTATGGAGAGAATTAACATTCATTGGCGCACAGTGTGCGCCGTGTTGAAATGACAGGGTTTTATTGTTGGTTTTGTCTTTTTCCAGACCCCATGCCTTGGCCTTGACCCATTCCTTGACCTTGACCCATTCCTTGACCTTGACCCATTCCTTGACCTTGGCCCATGCCCATTCCTTGCCCCTGGTTCATATGGCCTCGGTTTTGAGGTGGCATATCCGGCATTTGCACTCCTCGCTCTTTCGCACGCTGCTGCATGCGTTCATGGTTTTCTTGACGGATTTGATTTCTTTCGGCTTCGGTTTTAGCGGCTCGTAGTTTCGCGCGATGTTCCGCTCTTTCCTGCTGGGTCATCATTTGACTGCCATAAATCTGAGAGGAGCCATCACCTGGTGCGGCCATTAAAACCCCACTACTTAAAGACAGCGTGCCTGCAAGTGCGGCAACAATTATTGAATGTTTCATCGTTGTAACTCCTTATGTTTGGGATATCACTAAATGACAGTGATCATCTCAAATCCAATATGGAGATATTTTCACTATCATTAATTAATCATAGTTGAGGATTATTACTTAGTCAACGAATAAGATGATAAGTCAATTCAGCTTTGTATACCGTGCTAAGCACGTAGGTTTACTCAGATTTTATAAATTTGCTGTGTTCTTTGATGAACGCTATATTAGGCGTTTGGAAACAAAGGTTAAGCAATCCTTCATGAACTCTCTATTAGAGGGTAGGGGAGGGTTAGACTTGAATGTCTTCTTTGATATTTAGTTTAAAACCATTATACTGAAAATTGCCTATTTTATTTAGATTGTGATGATGCATGTCAATGCAAACAGGAGGGAAGTATGGCAACTCAAGAAGTAACACAGTTAAAGAAGGATATTGAAGCGCTTAAAGGTGATGTTCAACAACTTTCTCATACGATCAAGGAACTGGCTCAAGAAAAGGCTACTGAAGGAAAATCTAAAGTATTTGATGAGCTTCATATTGATGACTTGAAAGAACAGTTGGACGCGTTAAAATCTAAAGGAAAAGATGGCCTTGGCGCAGTAGAAAATGAAATTCAATCACACCCCTTTCAAAGTACGGCGATAAGCTTTGGGATTGGATTTTTAATCGCGTTAATGATGAATAAGAAATAAATGTCTAAAGTAACGTTGTCGGAATTCATTATTTCTGTGGTTGAGCTGGTGGAGGCTCAATTTGAAGAAATGCGGGTGTCTCTTCATAAAAGTGCATGGAGCATGGCCTTCGTTTTGGTTTCTTCACTCCTACTCTTGATTGGTTTTTTGTTTTCCTTGTGGGGCATTAAATTAATTGTAGAGACCTATGTTGGAGAGACAGGTTCTTACTTTGTGTTATCTGCTTTAACGCTGAT
It encodes the following:
- a CDS encoding DUF883 family protein, with amino-acid sequence MATQEVTQLKKDIEALKGDVQQLSHTIKELAQEKATEGKSKVFDELHIDDLKEQLDALKSKGKDGLGAVENEIQSHPFQSTAISFGIGFLIALMMNKK
- the zntB gene encoding zinc transporter ZntB; its protein translation is MQQQSPNTGLIHAYLLDGTGGGQFLDWQAVQDWTPSQGKLWLHFDYTGAFSKDWISNQSGLESLAAEALLTEETRPRAVTLGDGLLIALRGVNQNPDSDPEDMVSVRLWVDNDRIISTRKRDLLSIQDILLQLEKGNGPSDCAEFLVSLTDRLVWRMSDTINLFEDRAGELESHALSENRETLRFDLAILRRQTITLRRYLAPQREALSRLMVEKISWLNDAHRLEIRETSDRLVRHIEDIDAVRERAAVTHEELLSRVSEQLNERMYVLSIIAAIFLPLGFFTGLLGINVGGIPGANNANAFFIFVALLIGIVVLQLILLKWKKWF